The following are encoded together in the Haliscomenobacter hydrossis DSM 1100 genome:
- the cmr6 gene encoding type III-B CRISPR module RAMP protein Cmr6, translating into MEQKNLGWAYYREYYKGLIHEEIEGKIKMSGGSVEAQKMFKNGYPLRYQGEYLDLLHERLRKSANAMIEGQIAGRGILSGVGIKHNMGLLNELVMGFTFDFTTGMPFIAGSSLKGALRAHCERNTPTILQPLLENEQHPFTQKQFVDLLFEGKDTRNPKAPRWLSTYEQCHFIGAAPAVDVLLGTDIITPHQHPLKKPTPLPFLKMQAGGHFQFYFYLSAHVTSFFPADQLLDCFAQMLTRYGLGAKTNYDFGRIDQATWEKF; encoded by the coding sequence ATGGAACAAAAAAATCTGGGCTGGGCCTACTATCGCGAATATTACAAGGGGCTGATTCATGAGGAAATAGAGGGCAAGATTAAAATGAGTGGTGGGTCTGTAGAAGCCCAAAAAATGTTTAAAAATGGCTACCCGCTCCGCTACCAGGGCGAATACCTGGATTTGTTGCACGAGCGTCTGCGTAAAAGTGCTAACGCCATGATTGAAGGCCAGATTGCTGGCCGTGGTATCCTCAGTGGGGTGGGCATAAAACACAACATGGGCCTACTGAATGAATTGGTGATGGGTTTTACCTTTGATTTTACTACGGGTATGCCCTTCATCGCCGGTAGCTCGCTCAAAGGTGCCCTGCGGGCGCATTGTGAACGCAATACGCCCACGATACTTCAACCTTTGCTGGAAAATGAGCAGCATCCCTTCACCCAAAAACAGTTCGTCGATCTGCTGTTTGAGGGCAAGGATACCCGCAACCCCAAAGCGCCACGCTGGTTGTCAACTTACGAGCAGTGCCATTTTATTGGTGCTGCGCCGGCCGTGGATGTGCTGCTGGGTACCGACATCATTACCCCGCACCAACATCCTTTGAAAAAACCCACCCCGCTTCCTTTTTTAAAGATGCAGGCGGGCGGGCATTTTCAGTTTTATTTTTACCTGAGTGCTCACGTTACTTCCTTTTTCCCTGCTGACCAGTTACTGGATTGTTTCGCCCAAATGTTGACCCGGTATGGCCTGGGGGCCAAAACCAATTACGATTTTGGTCGAATTGATCAGGCGACCTGGGAAAAATTTTGA
- a CDS encoding type III-B CRISPR module-associated Cmr3 family protein translates to MNPSIPKTQYFLVRLTPCDAFFFGTNTYAELANPATYYTHSARFPQQTSLLGLVRYQLLLQAGLISRGDATLSQAHAAEALIGPGSFPAEGQNYGAIESISPAFLLQGERNIPYLLRSHEFTQMLHSDEDGPSRKEVFRRMANVNDKAYSLLDEAKPGSAYSLSPYSAKNEFVPLLISTGGPAFSLDEVLIPQHRDHNNKSLQGTNLDQGRFKSLSFRLKPGFGFGFYLALANGQTLQNDFITLGGRRSRFKMEVFPQDNPPEPFEPLQDLGARKGSRYLLLSDAYMDANYLSLCQTVIGQVVQFRHHQTRTNRTATNYFALPSFSEIKYLLGRGAILYLNKDTEPRALCAQYEDYHKIGYNHFLPID, encoded by the coding sequence ATGAACCCATCGATACCGAAAACTCAATATTTTTTGGTGCGCTTGACGCCTTGTGATGCGTTTTTCTTCGGCACCAATACTTATGCAGAACTGGCCAACCCGGCAACGTATTATACGCATTCGGCTCGGTTTCCTCAGCAAACTTCTTTGCTGGGCCTGGTTCGCTACCAGCTCCTCCTGCAGGCGGGACTGATCAGCCGTGGTGATGCAACGCTTTCGCAAGCTCATGCGGCCGAGGCCCTGATTGGTCCGGGTTCTTTTCCAGCCGAAGGCCAAAACTATGGGGCGATTGAGTCCATTTCCCCGGCTTTTTTGTTGCAAGGGGAACGCAATATTCCTTATTTGTTGCGCAGCCACGAGTTTACCCAAATGCTCCATTCAGATGAAGATGGGCCAAGCAGGAAGGAAGTGTTTCGACGCATGGCCAATGTTAACGACAAGGCTTATTCCTTGCTCGATGAAGCGAAACCGGGCAGTGCCTATTCTTTGTCTCCGTATAGCGCCAAAAACGAGTTTGTGCCTTTGCTGATCTCCACAGGCGGTCCTGCATTTAGCCTGGATGAGGTGCTTATTCCTCAGCACCGCGACCACAACAACAAAAGCCTCCAGGGAACCAACCTTGATCAGGGCCGCTTCAAATCGCTTTCATTTCGATTGAAACCAGGCTTTGGTTTTGGTTTTTACCTTGCTTTGGCCAATGGACAAACTTTGCAGAATGATTTTATCACCCTGGGAGGTCGGCGCAGCCGCTTTAAAATGGAGGTTTTTCCTCAAGACAATCCACCGGAACCTTTTGAACCGCTCCAGGATCTGGGTGCGCGCAAAGGTAGCCGGTATTTATTGTTGTCGGACGCGTACATGGATGCCAACTACCTTAGCCTTTGTCAAACGGTAATTGGACAAGTGGTACAGTTTCGGCACCACCAAACGCGCACCAATCGCACTGCCACCAACTATTTTGCGCTGCCCAGCTTTTCGGAAATCAAATACCTGCTAGGACGAGGCGCTATCCTTTACCTGAATAAAGATACTGAACCCCGGGCGCTTTGCGCCCAGTATGAGGATTATCACAAGATTGGTTACAATCATTTTTTGCCCATCGATTAA
- the cmr4 gene encoding type III-B CRISPR module RAMP protein Cmr4 has protein sequence MPTQYDLFFLRALMSLHPGTGRSEFEAIDHKVQRDWRGFPTIHNSSLKGALREYLMQDPALRDLVNYAFGGNHSLDNALIQVLRNLQKRKDLKLDQDTLDILESELNGQVKEVFQAGRFSLHDAELLAIPVRSNYRPFFLVTCPQILQDLREKSRFFLGTDRSSAIRSEIDFLEKEGFLHNTSNWLLYLGSEPTTDSEIYLERFEIKARLTQVDGQKLPILKSLFGNHNFIGIVMDQGDQQGSDAPFNVLVDDFHLPIVPRNQLEHRISRQVWFEQVLHAETRFYSFVGYAGGDSSHKFKVKFDEQIDEKVINIAANLSVGYGRCEFRKLESVLKTLNADQNDQ, from the coding sequence ATGCCAACACAATATGACCTTTTTTTCCTTCGCGCCCTCATGTCTTTACATCCCGGAACGGGACGTAGCGAATTTGAAGCCATCGACCATAAGGTGCAACGGGATTGGCGGGGTTTCCCTACCATCCACAATAGCTCTCTCAAAGGGGCGCTGCGGGAATATTTGATGCAGGATCCTGCGCTCAGGGATTTGGTGAATTATGCTTTTGGCGGGAATCATTCGCTCGATAATGCCTTGATCCAGGTGCTGCGAAACTTGCAAAAACGCAAGGACCTGAAACTGGATCAGGATACCCTTGACATCCTGGAATCAGAACTCAATGGCCAGGTGAAAGAGGTCTTCCAGGCTGGACGTTTTTCCTTGCACGACGCCGAATTACTGGCCATTCCTGTGCGTAGCAATTATCGCCCTTTCTTCCTGGTCACTTGTCCGCAGATTTTGCAGGACTTGCGCGAAAAAAGCCGGTTTTTCCTGGGCACCGATCGCAGCTCCGCGATTCGATCAGAGATTGATTTTCTTGAAAAGGAGGGTTTTTTGCACAACACCAGCAATTGGTTGTTATACCTCGGTTCTGAGCCGACTACCGATTCCGAAATCTACCTCGAACGCTTTGAGATAAAAGCGCGATTGACCCAGGTGGATGGCCAAAAATTACCCATCTTGAAGTCTCTTTTCGGCAACCACAATTTTATTGGCATTGTGATGGATCAAGGCGACCAGCAGGGGAGTGATGCGCCTTTCAACGTGTTGGTGGATGATTTTCACTTGCCGATTGTGCCGCGCAACCAGCTTGAGCACCGCATCAGCAGACAGGTTTGGTTTGAGCAGGTTTTGCACGCTGAAACCCGCTTTTATTCTTTTGTTGGTTATGCTGGCGGGGACAGTAGCCATAAGTTTAAAGTGAAATTCGATGAACAAATCGACGAAAAGGTGATCAACATCGCTGCGAATTTGTCGGTAGGATACGGACGTTGTGAGTTCCGAAAATTGGAGTCTGTTTTAAAAACCCTTAATGCTGACCAAAATGATCAATAA
- a CDS encoding Cas10/Cmr2 second palm domain-containing protein, which produces MPIYTGITIGPIDRTIENARFTRELWASSYFFSYLMHQLALKLSALSDCQVILPYLDRPAPDDAPLVEAGPPVEAEPMAKTGAGLYPDRIILHHTGAAPDIQSIRNAAKEVIKGVAAKIALHLKHHQEQSAPSQDEVQKQLFQFLQLNAQQVDIPSGQNVILTISPFLDAIELAPKMPDIAPASNHLAHFFNLVNARTKKDTSFLIQDGFGQGKRFDSLIEIAARELRDSKPTVFDDLIAKHFKAANIGDDQAEAELIADLEASFGDKFLHLHKHLAIVHADGDYLGKVLECIGEEPGQIEVFSKFMFNFAQDAAQLISSYGGVPVYIGGDDLFFMAPVRRIASDDAGKKTPGTSPHLFKLLDVLDKKFQEHYEKFRQNYPQQLKKLEEQPALSFGVSIAHYKTPLYESIRMSRDALKAAKKATDKHTLALRLGTHSGRMLSIELPMGNHPPLWESFLHTLSEYLVIGNKGDEASFGNALARRLVLLDPLFEYMRYQREWSLRLVFENLIKQNAQFLGQGQAFIQYLELLYSEECRKVYPKLQPSALVLALVRLIHFYNRSNQR; this is translated from the coding sequence ATGCCAATTTACACCGGAATCACTATTGGCCCTATTGACCGTACCATCGAAAATGCGCGCTTTACCCGCGAGCTCTGGGCTTCGTCCTACTTCTTTTCCTACCTCATGCACCAATTGGCTTTGAAATTGTCGGCTTTATCGGATTGTCAGGTGATCCTGCCTTACCTTGATCGCCCAGCTCCGGATGATGCGCCCCTGGTTGAGGCTGGACCTCCGGTTGAAGCTGAACCTATGGCCAAAACTGGCGCTGGTTTATACCCGGATCGCATCATTTTGCACCACACGGGTGCGGCACCAGATATTCAAAGCATTCGCAATGCAGCAAAAGAAGTGATAAAGGGTGTGGCAGCAAAAATCGCTTTGCACTTGAAACACCACCAGGAGCAGTCCGCACCCTCACAAGACGAAGTGCAGAAGCAATTGTTCCAATTCTTGCAACTCAATGCGCAACAGGTAGACATTCCATCGGGACAAAACGTCATATTGACCATTTCTCCTTTTCTTGATGCCATCGAACTGGCCCCCAAAATGCCCGACATCGCTCCGGCATCCAATCACCTCGCTCATTTTTTTAACCTGGTCAATGCCCGGACAAAAAAGGATACTTCTTTTTTGATCCAGGATGGTTTTGGCCAAGGCAAACGTTTCGACTCCTTGATCGAAATTGCCGCCAGGGAGCTGAGGGACAGTAAGCCAACGGTGTTTGATGACCTCATTGCCAAACATTTTAAAGCCGCGAACATAGGGGACGACCAGGCTGAAGCGGAATTGATCGCGGATCTGGAAGCTTCTTTTGGGGACAAGTTCCTGCACCTCCACAAACACCTCGCTATCGTACACGCTGACGGGGATTACCTGGGGAAGGTACTGGAATGCATCGGTGAAGAGCCTGGACAGATTGAAGTCTTTTCTAAATTCATGTTCAACTTTGCACAGGATGCGGCGCAGCTGATTTCCAGCTACGGCGGGGTGCCGGTTTACATCGGCGGCGATGACCTGTTTTTTATGGCTCCTGTGCGACGAATTGCAAGTGATGATGCCGGAAAAAAGACCCCAGGAACTAGCCCTCACTTATTCAAGTTGCTGGACGTGCTGGACAAAAAATTTCAGGAGCATTACGAGAAGTTCCGCCAAAATTACCCCCAGCAGTTGAAAAAATTGGAAGAGCAACCTGCTCTTTCTTTTGGCGTTAGCATTGCCCACTACAAAACCCCCTTGTACGAATCCATTCGAATGTCCCGGGATGCGCTAAAAGCTGCTAAAAAGGCCACAGATAAACACACCCTGGCTTTGCGCCTGGGCACGCACAGTGGCCGGATGTTGAGCATTGAGCTACCCATGGGCAATCATCCACCCCTCTGGGAGAGCTTTTTGCACACCTTAAGCGAGTACCTGGTGATTGGCAATAAGGGTGATGAGGCAAGTTTTGGCAACGCTCTGGCCCGCAGACTGGTATTGTTGGATCCGCTTTTTGAATACATGCGCTACCAACGTGAGTGGTCACTGCGCCTCGTTTTTGAAAACCTGATCAAACAAAACGCTCAATTCCTGGGCCAAGGCCAGGCTTTCATCCAATATTTAGAATTACTGTATAGCGAAGAATGCCGAAAGGTGTACCCTAAGTTGCAACCTTCGGCGCTCGTGCTTGCCCTGGTGCGTTTGATTCATTTTTACAACCGCTCTAATCAACGCTGA
- a CDS encoding reverse transcriptase family protein yields the protein MHALFKNEPDQLAQSLNWPDDYQDVIKKQNYHQFSMPKKDGTLRAITAPGNKLKFLQKTLSHAFQLTYLNKIPDCVHGYVPGDIHPEVGTRHILSNAQVHFGAKYLLNLDIDDFFPNLDSLRILDALRYWYPEMPQATQELLVGICCYNNQLPMGAPSSPVLSNMCVHQMDLALLTLCAQHQVTYSRYVDDMSFSSSSDNLLALEPALIEALQSFGFTINQAKRMHFGPEGPKIVTGLIMDETDITVNDTFLDNLNECIKEYSQLRWLSRQLEMDKKWLQSKVRFAAQSIEGQLAFLSQIQGADDAVYQKYHRKFDKAQSMRPPNYDFYF from the coding sequence ATGCATGCACTATTTAAAAACGAACCAGATCAGTTGGCGCAATCACTCAATTGGCCTGATGACTACCAGGATGTCATCAAAAAACAAAATTATCACCAGTTTTCCATGCCAAAAAAAGACGGTACCCTACGTGCCATTACCGCGCCAGGCAACAAACTGAAGTTTTTGCAAAAGACATTGAGCCATGCTTTCCAATTGACGTACCTGAACAAAATTCCAGATTGTGTACACGGGTACGTACCCGGCGACATCCACCCGGAAGTAGGTACTCGCCATATTTTGAGCAATGCCCAGGTCCACTTTGGAGCCAAATATTTACTAAATCTGGACATCGACGATTTTTTTCCCAACCTCGATAGCCTGCGCATCCTCGATGCCTTGCGTTACTGGTATCCAGAAATGCCACAGGCAACACAGGAATTATTGGTGGGCATTTGTTGCTACAACAACCAGCTGCCGATGGGTGCACCAAGTTCGCCCGTACTGTCCAACATGTGCGTACACCAAATGGATTTGGCTTTATTGACACTTTGTGCACAGCATCAGGTTACTTACTCGAGGTATGTAGACGATATGAGCTTTTCAAGCTCCAGCGATAATTTACTCGCCCTTGAACCTGCCTTAATAGAAGCCCTTCAAAGTTTTGGTTTTACAATCAACCAAGCCAAGCGGATGCATTTTGGCCCGGAGGGCCCTAAAATTGTCACGGGCCTGATCATGGATGAAACAGACATTACTGTAAATGATACTTTTTTGGACAACCTGAACGAGTGCATCAAAGAATACAGTCAACTCCGCTGGCTGAGCCGACAACTGGAAATGGACAAAAAATGGTTGCAGTCCAAGGTGCGGTTCGCGGCTCAGTCCATTGAAGGACAGTTGGCTTTTTTGTCTCAAATCCAGGGTGCAGATGATGCAGTGTACCAGAAATACCACCGAAAATTTGACAAGGCTCAAAGTATGCGCCCGCCTAACTACGACTTCTATTTCTAG